The Arcobacter roscoffensis genome segment TTACACTGACTTCATCTCAAAAGGAAGTGGTGATGCAATTAGAATTGTGAATGACATTTACCAAAAGAAATACGGTAAAGATGCGATTATAGTTGCTATGAATGAAGAAGAATTAAGTGAAGCTTTAAAAGAAGTTTCATTTATTGAGGGTTCAAACTTTAACTTTAATCAAGAAGGACTTAAAAAAAGAGAAATCTTTTCTCATAGACTTCAAAAGCTAGTTGGGGATGAAGATTTAGGTGAAGTTAAAACAGGTGAACATGTTCATTATGGTCTTGTAAATGTAAATGAAGATAAGTGTACTTTATGTTTAGTTTGTGTTGGAGCTTGTAATGTAGATGCTTTACAAGCAGATGCAAAAGATAATACACTAAGACTTAATCCATCTTTATGTACATCATGTGGATATTGTGAAGTTTCATGTCCTGAAACAGATTGTCTAGAAATCGAAAGAGATGTTATAAAACTTCAACCAATGTGGTTTAAGGAAAATATCTTAGCTCAAGATGAACTTTTTGCATGTGTAGAGTGTGGTGTAGAGTTCGCAACTAAAAAATCAGTTGAAAAAATAGCAGCTATTATGGGTCCTGTTTTTGCAAATGATCCTGTAAAAGAGAAATCTTTATATTGTTGTGCAGACTGTAAACCAAAAATTATGATGCAAAACTATTATGATCAAAAAAAGCAAGGAATGTCAAATGCAAGATAATCAAGCAATAAACAAAGCAAGAGCACTTTACTACAATCTTTTTGCAAACTTTTTTGTAGCATCTCCTGATACTACAACTTATTTAGAGTTAGTAAGACTAGTAAATGTACTAAAAGAAAATCCTTTAGAACCATCATCAGGAAAAGCCTTAGAGTCTATTTCTTCAAAGTTAGACCCAAGTTCAAATATTGCTTTATTACAAGAGTTTGATGAGTTGTTCCATAATCCAACAAGTGCAACTATTAGAACAACAGCTTCATTTTATGATGAGGGAATTGAATCAGGTAAAAAAAGAGTTGAAATGATTAATTTTGTTGCAAAAACAAAATTAAGAAGAGATGAAAAAAACTATTATGAGTATGAAGACTCAATTGGATTTATTTTTTCATTAATGGCTCAATTAACTGATGAAATTTCTCAAGGTGAAAAAATATATGAAAATACTGTTCATTGTATTTTTGATCAAATTCTAAATGAATTTATAGATGAAATAGGAAAAGAAATATATGAACATGAACATGGAAATATTTATAAAGATTTAATGATTGTTTTAAATTCTTTTGTAGAGTTTGAAAGACTTTATTTAGAAGTTTCAAAACCTGCACCTAAACCAAAACAAGCAAAAGAAGATGCTTCTTGTGCTGTGGAGGAAATATCAGAAGAAGAAAAGCAAAGAAGAGCTAGAAATAAAGCATTAAAGGCTTTAGGACCAAAAGAAGAAACACCAAAAGACATCCAATATGATGTTGAGGAAGATATCTAAAAGAGAATTTCTCTTTTAGGGATTTTATAAAGAAAGCTAAGCTTTTTTTATAAAGTCTCTAAAATAAAGAGTCTTTTAAAAACAATCAGGTTTTTAAAAGATTACTTTTCAGGGGCTTATTTTTCTATAAGGAGGTCAGTCATGGAACAAAGCAGAAGAGAATTCGCTAAGAAAACTGCAATTGTTACTGCTGGTGCTGCAGTTGCTGCGGGAACTAGTGTATTGGCTGCTACTGGTAATTCATCAGTTCAAGATGATACGAATAATGGTGTTGTAAAAGGGTCTTCTAGAAAGAAAGAGATTCTTTACAGAAAAACTGCAGCGTGGGAAGAATTCTACAAAGCAGCAAAATAACAATAATATAAAAGAGTAGGAGAGGCGTATGTCAGCAAATACATATGAAACTCTAAATGCAAAAGTAGGTAGAAGGTCATTTATGAAAATGGCTGCAGTAGCTACTGCATTTGGTGTTACATCGTCTTTTGCAAGTACTACAGCAACAAGAAAAGCTACTGAGGAAGAGATTAAAAATCCATTCCCTGGTTCAAAGATGGTTAGATCTATCTGTACAGCTTGTTCAGTTGGTTGTGGTGTAGAAGCGGAAGTACAAAATGGTGTATGGGTAAGACAAGAAGTAGCTCAAGATCACCCTGTATCACTTGGAGGTCACTGTTGTAAAGGTGCCGATATGATTGATATGGTTAGATCGGAAGTTAGAGTTAAACACCCAATGGTTAAAAGAGGTGGAAAATGGCAAAGAATTTCTTGGGATGAAGCATTAGACAATATCGCTAATAAGCTTGAATCTTTAAGACAAACAGATGGGCCAGATTCAACAATGTTTTTAGGATCAGCGAAATTTAATACTGAGCAATCATATTACTTTAGAAAATTCGCTGCAATGTTTGGAACTAATAATATAGATCACCAAGCTAGAATTTGACATAGCTCAACAGTTGCCGGGGTGGCAAACACATGGGGTTATGGTGCTATGACAAATTCTTTAGGGGATATTCAAAACTCTAAGGCGATCATTATTTTTGGAGCAAATCCAGCGGTTAATCACCCAGTTGGTTTCCAGCACTTCTTAAAAGCAAAAGAGAGAAACAACGCAAAAATTATTGTTGTTGATCCAAGATTTACTAAAACTGCTGCAAAAGCAGATTTATATGCAGGTTTAAGACCTGGTACAGACATTCCATTTATGTATGGTATGTTAAATATTATTTTTGAAAACGGATGGCATGACGAAAACTTTATTAAAGATAGAGTTTACGGAATGGAAGACATTAAAAAAGAGGCTAAAAACTGGCCACTTGATAGAGTTGCTGATGTAACTGGTGTTGATGCTGATTTAATTATGCAAATCACTAAGTTATATGCTCAAAATTCTCCTGGTACATTAGTATGGGCTATGGGTTTAACGCAACACAATAATGGTTCTTCAAATACAAGAATTGCTCCAATCGTTCAATTAGCTCTTGGTAACATGGGTATTGAAGGTGGTGGAACAAACATCTTAAGAGGTCACGATAACGTTCAGGGTGCTACTGATATGTGTTGTTTATCACACACATTACCAGGATACTATGGATTAAGTGATGGTTCATGGAAATATTTCGCAAAAATGTGGAATGTTGATTATGAATGGTTAAAAGGAAGATTTAAAGCTCCTGAATGGATGAATAAAAAAGGTTTCACACTTGCTAGATGGTGGGCTGGAGTTCTTGGTGGTAATCCAGGAGAAGATGCTATTCATAATGCAGGTACAAACTTAAAAGCTTTATTTGTTATGGCAAATGGTATTACATCAACTGCACAACAAGTAAAAGTAAAAGAAGCCTTAGATAATTTAGATATCGCAGTATTTGTTGACCCATTTGTAAATGAGGGTGCAATTATTACTGATAAGCAAGATGATGTTTATATCTTACCTGCTGCAACTCAATTTGAAACTAGTGGTTCTGTAACTGCTACAAATAGATCAGCACAGTGGAGAGATAAAATTATTGAGCCAATGTATGAGTCAAAAACTGACCACGACATTATGTTTGAATTAGCTAAAAGACTTGGATTCTATGATGAATTAACAGCAGGTATGTTAGTTAGAGAGAATAAAAAAGAGTTTACTTGGCCTGAAGATTGTACAGATGAAATTGCTAGAACAATCAAAACAATTGGTTTAACTGGTTGGACGGCTGCAAGACTTAAAAAACATCAAAAGAACTGGCATATGTTCGATGAAGTATCTATGAGAGGATACGGAGAAATGGCTGGTGAGTACTATGGTTTACCATGGCCTTGTTGGACTGAGGATCATTGTGGATCTCCATTATTATACAACATTAACAGAAGTGTTAAAGATGGTGGTATGGGATTCAGAAATAGATTTGGACTTGAGCACGACGGTGAAGATTTATTAGCAGGAAAAGGTTCAGCACCTAAAAACTCTGTAAATAAAGATGGTTATCCTGAAATTACAAGAGATAACATTGAAGAAGTACTTAAGATTAAGTTAACAGATGAAGAGAAAAAGAAAATTGGTAAAAACTGGAAAGTTGATACTTCAAATATTATTGCTGAAAAATGTATGGAAAGAGGAATTGCTCCTTATGGAAATGCAAAAGCAAGAGCAAAAGTATGGACATTCGCAGACCCAATTCCTTTACATAGAGAGCCATTACACTCTCCAAGACAAGATTTAGTTGGAAAATACCCAACGTTTGCAGATAAGAAAGATCACTATAGAGTTGATACTAGATATATCTCTGAGCAAAATGCAGAAGAATGGGTTAAAGAATTCCCAATTAACTTAGTTACGGGAAGACTTGTAAATATGAATGGTGCTGGTATGGAAAATAGAGCATCTAAGTATTTAGCTAAATTAACTCCAGAAATGTTCTGTGATATTAATCCAGACTTAGCTGGAAGACACGGTATTAGAGATGGTGCTATGATGTGGATTCATTCGCCAAACAATACTAAGATTAAAGTTAAAGCAAAATACAGCCACAGTGTAGCTGATGATAGAGTATTCTTGCCATTCCACTTCTCGGGTGTAATGCAAGGTGTAGATTTATCTCACAAATACCCTGAGGGAACACTACCATTTGCAATCGGTGATAATGCAAATATTGTAACTAACTATGGTTATGATATTGTTACGCAGATCCCTGAAACAAAAGGTGGTTTATGTAGAATTGAAAGAGCCTAGGAGAAGCACATGAGTAGTAATAATTTAAAAGTAGATTTCTCAAGTATGAGGTTTTACTGTGATGAAAACAGATGTATCCATTGTGATGGTTGTTCTGTTGCTTGTGCCGAAGCTCACGAATTACCAGTAGAAATTTCTAGAAGAAAAGTAATAACAGTAAATGAAGGTAAGCAAGGCGAAGAGTTCTCTATGTCTGTTGCTTGTATGCATTGTACTGATGCCCCTTGTGAGCAAGTTTGTCCAGTTGATTGTTTCTACATCAGAGAAGACGGAATTGTTTTACATGATAAAGATAAGTGTATTGGATGTTCATATTGTCTATACGCTTGTCCTTTTGGAGCTCCTCAGTTCCCTAAAAATGGTGCATTTGGTACAAAGGGAGTTATGGACAAATGTACTATGTGTGCAGGTGGTCCTGATGAAACAAACTCTGAGCACGAAAGACATTTATATGGACAAAACAGAATCTCAGAAGGTAAAGTTCCAGTTTGTGCAGCAATGTGTTCAACAAAAGCTTTACTAGTTGGTGATTCTGAATCTATCTCTAATATTTATAGAGAAAGAGTTCTATCTTTCGGGCACGGTGTTCAAACAGCTCCTAAACCGTACGGATGGGATAAAGCATATGGAAAATAAGAGTTTTCTTAGCGAATATAAAGCCTATTTAATTATAGGCTTACTATTCGTAGTTCTTACTTATTGGTATTTTTGGTTAGCAACAATTGCGGATATAAACTATGTTTATAACTTCTTGTTGCAAATAGCACAGGGTAATTTTACTGGTCAAGTAATTCCATATGAGTCATTAACTAAATATGAACAAATGGAAGTTACATTATTTGGTCCAGAGTATGATGCAATCGCACCTGAAGTAGTTAGAGCATTTGAAGAAAGACAACATTTACTGCCAATAGTTTTTACTGTGGAGTTTTTCTTATTTTTAACAATGTTCATTGTTGCAAAGGGTAGAAAGCAAGCTAAAATTACAAGACATGATGACAAAGTACAAGTTTACTCTGTATTTCAAAGAATTGTAATTTTATTAAATATAGTTATTATGATGTATCTATTTATCACAGGTTTTTCAATTACATTTGGAAACTGGACAGGTGGTGGAGAGATTGCAAGATTTATGAGAGCAACGCATGAAATAGTTGGTGTTGGTTGGATTCCAGTTTGGTTACTGATGACAATTATCGCATTTAAAGATCATAAATTTTTCATAAGACCAAGTGTTAAAATTTGGAATAAAATTTTCTTAAGAGGAAAATACAAGCATATGGATAGAATTAACTACTATATGTATGCTGCATTTGGATCAAAACTAGTTATTAGTGGATTTATCATTTGGTGGATGTTCCCCGATGCTGCAAATCATGCTGAAACTATTCAGTTCAAAAGATTTATTCTATTTATTCACTTTATGGGAAGTGCGATTATTTCGTTCTTTACATTTGAAACAGTATATTCATACTTTGTATCTGTAAAAGGATACATCCCTGGAGTAATCACAGGAAAATTACCAGTTGAGTATCTAGAGCAGTTAAGACCTGATGTTCTAGAAGAAGAGAATTTAAGAAAATAGAAAAGCTATCATGTTTCCCCTTTGGGAAACTGATTTGCTTTTTCTATTTATTTACTAATATGCAAAACTAGCATATTAGAATTTTGATATTATCAAATATGCAAACTTAGCATATTAAGAGAGAAGAGATATGGACAACACTAAATATTTAAAAACAGTAGTAATAGACAAACTTATAGAAAATGAAGCAACTGAAATCGAAGATGTGACGATTGATGAGTCACGATTAAACTTATATTTAAATGGAGAAAAAACCATATCAATGATGACAATTCCAAAAGATCAAGATGCACACGCCATTGGCTTCTTGATGAGTGAGAATGTAATTTCTTCTATTGATGATATTGAAGATATAAAAATAAGTGAAGAGGGATTAAGAGTTGATGTAAAAGCGAAAATCAATGAAGAATCACTTCAAAATTTATATAAAGAAAAAACACTTACTTCTGGTTGCGGTGGGGGAGTTACAGGTACAGAAGCTACTGAGCTTGTAATTCCTTTTAATCAAACGGCATTTAAAATTAAACCCCAAACAATTTCAGATGAAATTAGAATATTTTACAGAGAAAGTGAACTATATAATCTAACAGGTTGTGTTCATAAAGCAATGATTTACTTACTTGATGGAACAACAGTAACAGCAGAAGATATAGGAAGACACAATGCAATTGATAAAGCAATTGGTAAGTGTAAATTACAAAAACTTGACACTATAAAGTCAGTTTTATTTGTATCTGGAAGATTAAGTTCAGAGATGGTTACAAAAGCAGTAATGCACAGAATTCCTATAATTGTTTCAAGAACAGCACCTACTTATCTTGGTGTTCAAACAGCACATAAACATGGAATAACACTTATTGGTTTTGCAAGGGGTAAAAAGATGAATCTTTATACTCACCAAGGAAGAATTGATGTCTAGTTTAGATGAAGTTCAAAAAGAACTTTTATTTACAAATTTAGATGAAGAAGGAAAACTATCTTGTCTAAAGGCTTTTAAGGTTGCAAGACTTATTGGAAAGCATCCAAAACAAATGGCAAAAATTACAAATGAGTATGGTGTTAAAATCACTAACTGTGAGTTAGGTGTTTTTGGGAAACTGAGATTTGAAAGTTCTAGTGATAAGGTTTACAATAGATTACAAGAGAATTACATGGGGCATAAAAGATTAGAGTGTAAAGTTTTATGGGATGAAGCACAAAAATCAACACTTAATACTGTGGGCTCAACTGTAAAAAATTCTGATATTCAAGTAACTCATTGTCAGCTAGGAATATTTAGAGAAAGAAGAGGAAACCATGGAAGTAAAAGTTAAAGTTTGGATTGATGATGACGAAAACAACTTGGTTTTTGGTGGTGGTAAAACAGAAGTTTTAAAATATATAGATCAAACTGGTTCTATTTCTAAAGCAGCTAAAATCGTAGGTATGAACTATAAAAAAGCATGGACTCATATAAAAATACTTGAAGAGCATATAGAAGATGAACTTGTACATACTAAAAAAGGTAGGGGTGAGGATAGTGGAAGTTCTCTTACTCCAAAAGCAAGGGAAATTGTTGATACTTATGAAATTCTACAAGAAGATATAAAAGAGTATGCAAAAAAAAGATTTGATGAGCTGTTTTTGAAAGATAATAAAGAGATTATAAAAGTAAAAGGTGAATGTTGTGATAAAGCTTAACTCTTTGCAGTATACAAATATGCAAAATTTGCATATAAATAGTGATTTGTCATTAAGTGTATTAAGTAATAATGAAAGCTATTTAGATTTAAAAAAAGAGTTTATATCTAAATATTCTAAAACTAATTTAACAACTTTTAGTTTTGATAAAGATGGTTTTTTAGGACTTTTTTTAGAGCTTTCAAAAAAAGGAAAGATAGCTGTTTGTAAAGGTGAAACACATAGTGTTTATGAAGCAGCAAAGACATTTGAGTCTTTAGGTTTTGAACTTTTATGGCTGGATTTATTAAAAAATGGAAAAGTAGATACAAAAAAAATAGAAAGTGAAAATATTGACTTTTTATTTCTTTCATCATATGTGATGGACACTTTTGTAAAAACAAATTTAGAAGAAATCAAAGAACTTACCAGTGCAAAGATTATATCAAATGCAAGTGCAAGTTTTAGTGAACATAGTGATGCTGTATATTTTGACTCTTATAAATTAACTGGTTTTACTACATCTGGTGTTTTACTTTTTGATGGTGAATTATTTGAAGAAAAGTCTTTTGGTTTTATAGATAGTATTGCTGTAAATACTATATTTGAAGCTTTAAAAGCTCAAAGTTTTGAAAGCTCAATAAAACACAGTTTTAAAGATGAACTTGAAAATGCACTTGGAGATAATCTATACTATTTTGTTGATTCAAATGATACTTTAGATTATTCATTTCATTTTGCATTAAAAGGCATAAAAGCAAGAGAGCTTATAAGAACTCTTAGTTTAGATGAAATACATATTACAAATGGTGAAGGATGTAGCTTAGGTTTATCAAAACCTTCAAGAATTATCCAAGCTATGGGCTATGATGAAACTACAAGTAGAAATGCTTTGTCTCTTACTTTTTGTGAAAAGTTAGATGCAAATATTATTGAAAAAGTAGCAAAAATAATTGCTAAAAAATATAGACAAATAAAGGTTTTAAATGAGCAATAAATTAAGATATTTAGATTTTGAAGAAGCAGTTAAAAGAAGTTTAGATTTAGCAAAGGCTACAAGTTTTACAGAGATTATTCCTTTAGCAAATGCAATTGGTAGAGTTGTTAGTGAAGATGTACTTTGTGTTAAGAATCTTCCTGCTTTTAATAACTCAGCAATGGATGGTTTTGCAATTAAAGCAAGTGATGCAGGAAAAACACTAAACATAAATAAAGTGATTTATGCAGGTGATAAGGGTGAAGCTGTAAAAGAATCACTTTGGGATAATGAATGTTACAAGATTATGACAGGTGCAAAAGTACCTAGTGATGTTGATACGATTATTCCTATTGAAAACTGCTTTGATGTAACAGATAAAACAGTTAGAGTTCCTGAAAATATAAAAGAGGGTGCAAATTTAAGACTAAAAGGTGAAGAGCAAAAAGAAGGAAATGTTTTATTTGAAAAAGGTGAGATTATTACTTCTTCTCATGTGACACTTTTAGCATCACAAGGTCTTACAATGATTAAGGTTTTCAAAAAAATCTCAATTGCTGTTGTATCAACTGGAAATGAGTTAAAAGAGCCATGGGAAAGTAGTGATGAAGAAGAGATTTATAACTGTAATTCTTATGCTTTAGTGTCATTACTTACTGAAAATGGTTTTGATGCAACTTACAGTGGAGTAATACCTGATAGCTTAGAAGCTTCAAAAGAGTTTATTTCAAATATGAAAAACTATGATGTAATTATTACAACTGGTGGTATTTCTATGGGAGATGCTGATTTTGTAGGTCAAGCTTTTTTAGATAATGGTTTAGAAACTGCATTTCATGGAGTAAATGTAAAACCTGGACGTCCAATAATGATGGGAAAAATGGAAAATACTATTGTGATGTGTTTACCAGGTAACCCACTTACTGCGATGGTAAATATGCACTTATTTGCAGTACCTGTTTTACATAAACTACAAGGAAGTAGTAGTTTTTATCATGATGTGAATTTTGCTATGAATCATCAAGATTTCAAAACAAAGCAAGGAAGAGTAAATGTAGTACTTGGAACTTGTGAAAATGGAGGTTTTAAGGTAACAAGAAATAATAAATATGGTTCAGGAATGATAACAGCACTGTATGAGAGTAATTCTATACTTGTGACTAGGGAAGAGACATCAGGTATAGATGTAGGTCAAGAGGTTTATGTTATTAAATTTAATAACAAATTAGTAAAAAAACAAACAAATATATTTAATTAGTTAAAACAAAAAGGAAGCAAAAAATGATGAAGAAAACTTTAGTAACTTTAGGATTAAGTGCAGCATTAGTATCTGGATTAAACGCAAAAGATTTAATGATGGCTACAACAACAAGTACAGATAATACTGGATTATTAGACTATTTAGCACCAAAATTTGAAAAAGAGACTGGTACAACTTTAAAATGGGTTGCAACAGGAACTGGAAAAGCTTTAAAAATGGGTGGAAATTGTGATGTAGATATTTTATTTGTACATGCACCTGGTGCTGAAAAGAAATTTGTTGGAACAGGTTACGGTGTAAATAGAACTCAAGTTATGTATAACGATTTTGTAGTTATTGGACCAAAAGCAGACCCTGCAATGGTAACAGGTATGCAAACAGCAGCAGCACTTAAAAAAATTAATGATAAGGAAGCTAAATTCTTCTCAAGAGGTGATAACTCTGGTACAAACAAAAAAGAGATTAAACTTTGGAAAGAAGCTTTAACTAAAGCTCCTGAAAAAGCATCTTGGTATGTTCAAACTGGTCAAGGTATGTTAAGAACTATTAACATGGCTGCTGAAAAGGGTGGATATACAATGACAGATAGAGGAACTTGGATTAAATATCAATCACAAAAAGCTGATAAAAATACAATGAAAATTGTAGTTGAAGGTGATAAAACACTATTTAATCAATACTCTGTTGTATCAATTAATAAAGAA includes the following:
- a CDS encoding TorD/DmsD family molecular chaperone; this encodes MQDNQAINKARALYYNLFANFFVASPDTTTYLELVRLVNVLKENPLEPSSGKALESISSKLDPSSNIALLQEFDELFHNPTSATIRTTASFYDEGIESGKKRVEMINFVAKTKLRRDEKNYYEYEDSIGFIFSLMAQLTDEISQGEKIYENTVHCIFDQILNEFIDEIGKEIYEHEHGNIYKDLMIVLNSFVEFERLYLEVSKPAPKPKQAKEDASCAVEEISEEEKQRRARNKALKALGPKEETPKDIQYDVEEDI
- a CDS encoding Tat pathway signal protein, with amino-acid sequence MEQSRREFAKKTAIVTAGAAVAAGTSVLAATGNSSVQDDTNNGVVKGSSRKKEILYRKTAAWEEFYKAAK
- a CDS encoding formate dehydrogenase subunit alpha; the protein is MSANTYETLNAKVGRRSFMKMAAVATAFGVTSSFASTTATRKATEEEIKNPFPGSKMVRSICTACSVGCGVEAEVQNGVWVRQEVAQDHPVSLGGHCCKGADMIDMVRSEVRVKHPMVKRGGKWQRISWDEALDNIANKLESLRQTDGPDSTMFLGSAKFNTEQSYYFRKFAAMFGTNNIDHQARIUHSSTVAGVANTWGYGAMTNSLGDIQNSKAIIIFGANPAVNHPVGFQHFLKAKERNNAKIIVVDPRFTKTAAKADLYAGLRPGTDIPFMYGMLNIIFENGWHDENFIKDRVYGMEDIKKEAKNWPLDRVADVTGVDADLIMQITKLYAQNSPGTLVWAMGLTQHNNGSSNTRIAPIVQLALGNMGIEGGGTNILRGHDNVQGATDMCCLSHTLPGYYGLSDGSWKYFAKMWNVDYEWLKGRFKAPEWMNKKGFTLARWWAGVLGGNPGEDAIHNAGTNLKALFVMANGITSTAQQVKVKEALDNLDIAVFVDPFVNEGAIITDKQDDVYILPAATQFETSGSVTATNRSAQWRDKIIEPMYESKTDHDIMFELAKRLGFYDELTAGMLVRENKKEFTWPEDCTDEIARTIKTIGLTGWTAARLKKHQKNWHMFDEVSMRGYGEMAGEYYGLPWPCWTEDHCGSPLLYNINRSVKDGGMGFRNRFGLEHDGEDLLAGKGSAPKNSVNKDGYPEITRDNIEEVLKIKLTDEEKKKIGKNWKVDTSNIIAEKCMERGIAPYGNAKARAKVWTFADPIPLHREPLHSPRQDLVGKYPTFADKKDHYRVDTRYISEQNAEEWVKEFPINLVTGRLVNMNGAGMENRASKYLAKLTPEMFCDINPDLAGRHGIRDGAMMWIHSPNNTKIKVKAKYSHSVADDRVFLPFHFSGVMQGVDLSHKYPEGTLPFAIGDNANIVTNYGYDIVTQIPETKGGLCRIERA
- the fdh3B gene encoding formate dehydrogenase FDH3 subunit beta: MSSNNLKVDFSSMRFYCDENRCIHCDGCSVACAEAHELPVEISRRKVITVNEGKQGEEFSMSVACMHCTDAPCEQVCPVDCFYIREDGIVLHDKDKCIGCSYCLYACPFGAPQFPKNGAFGTKGVMDKCTMCAGGPDETNSEHERHLYGQNRISEGKVPVCAAMCSTKALLVGDSESISNIYRERVLSFGHGVQTAPKPYGWDKAYGK
- a CDS encoding cytochrome b/b6 domain-containing protein, with the translated sequence MENKSFLSEYKAYLIIGLLFVVLTYWYFWLATIADINYVYNFLLQIAQGNFTGQVIPYESLTKYEQMEVTLFGPEYDAIAPEVVRAFEERQHLLPIVFTVEFFLFLTMFIVAKGRKQAKITRHDDKVQVYSVFQRIVILLNIVIMMYLFITGFSITFGNWTGGGEIARFMRATHEIVGVGWIPVWLLMTIIAFKDHKFFIRPSVKIWNKIFLRGKYKHMDRINYYMYAAFGSKLVISGFIIWWMFPDAANHAETIQFKRFILFIHFMGSAIISFFTFETVYSYFVSVKGYIPGVITGKLPVEYLEQLRPDVLEEENLRK
- the fdhD gene encoding formate dehydrogenase accessory sulfurtransferase FdhD, whose product is MDNTKYLKTVVIDKLIENEATEIEDVTIDESRLNLYLNGEKTISMMTIPKDQDAHAIGFLMSENVISSIDDIEDIKISEEGLRVDVKAKINEESLQNLYKEKTLTSGCGGGVTGTEATELVIPFNQTAFKIKPQTISDEIRIFYRESELYNLTGCVHKAMIYLLDGTTVTAEDIGRHNAIDKAIGKCKLQKLDTIKSVLFVSGRLSSEMVTKAVMHRIPIIVSRTAPTYLGVQTAHKHGITLIGFARGKKMNLYTHQGRIDV
- a CDS encoding ModE family transcriptional regulator; its protein translation is MSSLDEVQKELLFTNLDEEGKLSCLKAFKVARLIGKHPKQMAKITNEYGVKITNCELGVFGKLRFESSSDKVYNRLQENYMGHKRLECKVLWDEAQKSTLNTVGSTVKNSDIQVTHCQLGIFRERRGNHGSKS
- a CDS encoding winged helix-turn-helix domain-containing protein is translated as MEVKVKVWIDDDENNLVFGGGKTEVLKYIDQTGSISKAAKIVGMNYKKAWTHIKILEEHIEDELVHTKKGRGEDSGSSLTPKAREIVDTYEILQEDIKEYAKKRFDELFLKDNKEIIKVKGECCDKA
- a CDS encoding cysteine desulfurase, with protein sequence MIKLNSLQYTNMQNLHINSDLSLSVLSNNESYLDLKKEFISKYSKTNLTTFSFDKDGFLGLFLELSKKGKIAVCKGETHSVYEAAKTFESLGFELLWLDLLKNGKVDTKKIESENIDFLFLSSYVMDTFVKTNLEEIKELTSAKIISNASASFSEHSDAVYFDSYKLTGFTTSGVLLFDGELFEEKSFGFIDSIAVNTIFEALKAQSFESSIKHSFKDELENALGDNLYYFVDSNDTLDYSFHFALKGIKARELIRTLSLDEIHITNGEGCSLGLSKPSRIIQAMGYDETTSRNALSLTFCEKLDANIIEKVAKIIAKKYRQIKVLNEQ
- a CDS encoding molybdopterin molybdotransferase MoeA; the encoded protein is MSNKLRYLDFEEAVKRSLDLAKATSFTEIIPLANAIGRVVSEDVLCVKNLPAFNNSAMDGFAIKASDAGKTLNINKVIYAGDKGEAVKESLWDNECYKIMTGAKVPSDVDTIIPIENCFDVTDKTVRVPENIKEGANLRLKGEEQKEGNVLFEKGEIITSSHVTLLASQGLTMIKVFKKISIAVVSTGNELKEPWESSDEEEIYNCNSYALVSLLTENGFDATYSGVIPDSLEASKEFISNMKNYDVIITTGGISMGDADFVGQAFLDNGLETAFHGVNVKPGRPIMMGKMENTIVMCLPGNPLTAMVNMHLFAVPVLHKLQGSSSFYHDVNFAMNHQDFKTKQGRVNVVLGTCENGGFKVTRNNKYGSGMITALYESNSILVTREETSGIDVGQEVYVIKFNNKLVKKQTNIFN
- a CDS encoding substrate-binding domain-containing protein, with protein sequence MKKTLVTLGLSAALVSGLNAKDLMMATTTSTDNTGLLDYLAPKFEKETGTTLKWVATGTGKALKMGGNCDVDILFVHAPGAEKKFVGTGYGVNRTQVMYNDFVVIGPKADPAMVTGMQTAAALKKINDKEAKFFSRGDNSGTNKKEIKLWKEALTKAPEKASWYVQTGQGMLRTINMAAEKGGYTMTDRGTWIKYQSQKADKNTMKIVVEGDKTLFNQYSVVSINKEKCSNVKPELAAQFTSWIIKPETQKTIADFRLLGKALFIPNAGK